The Asticcacaulis sp. EMRT-3 region ACCGGCAAAACGAGACGCGGGCCGTCATAGACGGTGGCATTGATCGGATGCTGCGGGAAGATCGAGGCATAGTGGCCATCCGGCCCCATGCCGAGCAGGGCGAAATCGAACATGACGCCTTTTGGGGGCACATCGCCATCACCCAGATCGCGCAGAACCGCCTCGGCCTTGTCGGCGCAGGCCTGTTGATCATCGAGATCCTGGATCAGGCTTTCCAGCACCAGACCGGCATCGATGGCGGGCGCAAGCGCTTCGCGCATCATGCGGGTATTGGAATCGGGGCTGTCGGTCGGCACCCAGCGCTCATCGACCTGGGCCAGGGTCACCTGCGACCAGTCGAGCACGGCTTCGTTCAGGCGCTCATAGACCGGCTTCGGCGTGGTGCCGCCGCAACCGACCCACACGGCCTGACCGCGCTCGTCCAGCGCCTGTTGCAGCGCTTCGGCGATCTGATCCGCCACAAAGGCACCGGCTTCGGCCTTGTCGGCAAATTCATGGATACGCACCGACGGCGACAGGGTTTCGATCTTCTGGGCCAACTCAGTCATTCCACATGCGCCCGTCGCGGTCCATCAGCGTGTAGGCCGATACCGGCCCGACCGTACCCGCCTGATAGGTCTGCGGCTTCATGCCGACCTCTTTCCAGCGGCGGACAATGCCATCGACATAGACCCAGGCGGCTTCCACCTCATCGCGGCGCACGAACTGGGCGTTATTGCCGTTGAGCGCATCAAGGATCAGGCGCTCATAGGCGATGCGGCGGCGCGGCGGCTTTTCGCCATTCGCGTCGAAAGCGCTGGCGAGCGACAAGGACAGATCGAGCGCCTGCAAATGCATACCTTCGGAGGTCAGGCCGGGGGCCTTGTTCATCAGGGTCAGCTTGATGTCTTCATCGGGTTGCAGACGGATGATCATGCGGTTGGGGCGCGCCTCGCCGCCAAAGATGGAGTGCGGCACGGCCTTGAACTGGATGACGATTTCGGTGGCGCGCGACGGCAGACACTTGCCGGTGCGCAGGTAGAACGGCGTGCCGGCCCAGCGCCAGTTGGCGATCTCGACCTTGACCGCCACATAGGTTTCGGTATCGGACGGCGAGCCCTTTTCGGCCTCGTAACCGGCGATGCGCTCACCATCGGCAAAGCCCGGCCCGTACTGGCCGCGCGCCGTCTTGTGCAGCACGTCGTCCATCGGCTTCAGGCTTTTCAGCACCTTGACCTTTTCGTCGCGCAGGGCATCGGACGACAGACCGGCGGGCGGCTCCATCGCCGTCAGGCAAAGCAGTTGCAGCAGGTGGTTTTGCAGCATGTCGCGCACCGCGCCATACTCATCGTAATAGCCAAGACGATCCGCCGTGCCGACTGTTTCGGCGATGGTGATCTGGACGTGGTCGATCGACTGGGCGTTCCACAGGGGCTCAAACACCGTATTGCCGAAACGCAACGCGATCAGATTCTGCACCGTCTCCTTGCCGAGATAGTGGTCGATGCGGAAGATGCGCGACTCTTCAAAAGCGTGGGCAACGGCGTCATTGATCTGTTTCGAGGTTTCGAGATCGCGGCCAATCGGCTTTTCGATCACCACGCGGTTGGGCGCAGCATTGAGGCCCGCGCGGGCAATATGTTCGCAGATCGGCTTGAACAGGGTCGGCGACACCGACAGGAAGAAGACGACATCGAGATGGGCCGTATCGCCCAGTTCGGC contains the following coding sequences:
- the zwf gene encoding glucose-6-phosphate dehydrogenase — its product is MSNTSASAGHRQPVFVLVGGTGDLAMRMLWPSLAMLDQDGFLSEDLRIISVAREDCGTEVCVDRIGEAVKKRIGKDLEKDTLPRFRKRIVHVALDAAHDDWGTKLKAELGDTAHLDVVFFLSVSPTLFKPICEHIARAGLNAAPNRVVIEKPIGRDLETSKQINDAVAHAFEESRIFRIDHYLGKETVQNLIALRFGNTVFEPLWNAQSIDHVQITIAETVGTADRLGYYDEYGAVRDMLQNHLLQLLCLTAMEPPAGLSSDALRDEKVKVLKSLKPMDDVLHKTARGQYGPGFADGERIAGYEAEKGSPSDTETYVAVKVEIANWRWAGTPFYLRTGKCLPSRATEIVIQFKAVPHSIFGGEARPNRMIIRLQPDEDIKLTLMNKAPGLTSEGMHLQALDLSLSLASAFDANGEKPPRRRIAYERLILDALNGNNAQFVRRDEVEAAWVYVDGIVRRWKEVGMKPQTYQAGTVGPVSAYTLMDRDGRMWND
- the pgl gene encoding 6-phosphogluconolactonase; translation: MTELAQKIETLSPSVRIHEFADKAEAGAFVADQIAEALQQALDERGQAVWVGCGGTTPKPVYERLNEAVLDWSQVTLAQVDERWVPTDSPDSNTRMMREALAPAIDAGLVLESLIQDLDDQQACADKAEAVLRDLGDGDVPPKGVMFDFALLGMGPDGHYASIFPQHPINATVYDGPRLVLPVAATDGSIEPKLPRITLTVPAINASRRIVFFITGQAKLDVLKSMARDSDPFVSPIGAFLAQCPVPVDFVWSA